The following proteins come from a genomic window of Thermoproteus sp.:
- the fni gene encoding type 2 isopentenyl-diphosphate Delta-isomerase, producing the protein MIDKRKNDHILLASSQESQVSGNWFDEVILIHNALPEIDLDDVDVKAEFLGREISMPFIIGAMTGGTELAEKINVRLAKAAEELQVPMYVGSQRIGIMKPEARRSFEVVKMYAPSVPKIANLGAPQISRLSDEELLRWAEEAVDMIDASALAVHLNPAQEVFQPEGEPHFRNVLNKLKFIKGRLKIPLIVKEVGNGISKEVAAALSGVADIIDVAGLGGTSFIAIEGLRARETRPELYELSEEFKTWGIPTAVAICEVKSAFKGPVIASGGIRSGLDGAKALSLGADYFSASQPLLKAALEDKVAEALSRIKQELKIAMFLTGSSKIDDLKKAPRIFGPRLESWLRQRGISC; encoded by the coding sequence ATGATAGATAAACGTAAAAACGACCATATACTCCTCGCCTCGTCGCAAGAGTCTCAAGTGAGCGGAAACTGGTTTGACGAGGTCATCTTGATACACAATGCGTTGCCTGAAATAGACCTCGACGACGTAGACGTAAAGGCCGAGTTTCTGGGGCGCGAGATATCGATGCCGTTCATCATAGGGGCTATGACTGGCGGGACCGAGCTGGCTGAGAAGATAAACGTTAGGCTCGCAAAGGCCGCCGAAGAGCTGCAAGTGCCTATGTATGTCGGGTCGCAACGTATAGGCATAATGAAGCCCGAGGCGAGGAGGAGCTTCGAAGTGGTGAAGATGTATGCCCCCAGCGTGCCGAAGATAGCTAATTTAGGCGCGCCGCAGATATCGAGACTGTCCGACGAGGAGCTATTACGTTGGGCCGAAGAGGCCGTAGATATGATAGACGCCTCGGCTCTTGCAGTACATTTAAATCCCGCCCAAGAGGTCTTCCAGCCCGAGGGTGAGCCCCACTTTAGGAACGTCTTAAATAAACTTAAATTTATAAAAGGTAGATTAAAAATACCGCTAATAGTAAAGGAGGTGGGCAACGGCATATCTAAAGAGGTCGCCGCGGCGCTGAGCGGCGTGGCCGATATAATTGACGTCGCCGGGCTGGGGGGCACCTCTTTTATCGCCATAGAGGGGCTGAGGGCCAGAGAGACGCGGCCCGAGCTATACGAGCTCTCCGAGGAGTTCAAGACTTGGGGCATCCCGACCGCCGTCGCTATATGCGAAGTCAAATCGGCGTTTAAGGGCCCCGTTATAGCGTCTGGCGGAATTAGGAGCGGCCTCGATGGGGCAAAGGCGTTGAGTCTCGGCGCCGATTACTTCTCGGCATCACAGCCCTTATTGAAGGCAGCGCTGGAGGATAAAGTCGCCGAGGCTCTCTCCAGAATAAAACAAGAGCTGAAAATAGCCATGTTCCTGACGGGTAGCTCTAAGATAGACGACCTAAAAAAGGCGCCTAGGATATTCGGGCCCCGCTTGGAGTCTTGGTTGAGACAACGAGGAATAAGTTGCTAA
- the rpsB gene encoding 30S ribosomal protein S2: MSESGESYEYLVPLERYLSSGIRLGTKMSNKYLEKKGFIYAVRPDGLRIFDIRKIDERLRIAAKFIARYSPDKILVHTTRPYGFKPIEMFCKYVGCRHIAGRFTPGILTNPYLPEYMEIDLLMVVDPKLDFQAVREAAIMGIPVVALVDTDTPHEFIDLMIPCNNKGRRSLALIFWILARQVLRERGELKPDQDLPVPPEEFETKLVETR; this comes from the coding sequence ATGAGCGAAAGCGGTGAGAGCTACGAGTATTTAGTGCCGTTGGAGAGGTATCTGTCTTCAGGGATAAGGCTCGGCACTAAGATGTCTAATAAATATTTAGAGAAGAAGGGCTTCATATATGCCGTAAGGCCCGACGGCCTTAGGATATTCGACATAAGGAAAATAGACGAGAGGTTGAGGATAGCGGCGAAGTTTATAGCTAGATACAGTCCAGACAAGATCCTAGTCCACACAACTAGGCCCTACGGCTTCAAGCCCATAGAGATGTTTTGCAAATATGTGGGCTGTAGGCACATAGCGGGCAGGTTCACGCCGGGCATATTGACCAACCCATATCTGCCCGAATATATGGAGATAGACCTACTCATGGTGGTCGACCCCAAGTTGGACTTCCAAGCCGTCAGGGAGGCCGCCATAATGGGAATACCCGTCGTCGCGCTTGTCGATACAGACACACCACATGAGTTCATAGATCTGATGATACCTTGCAACAATAAGGGGAGGCGTAGCCTCGCGCTTATTTTCTGGATCCTAGCCCGCCAGGTGTTGCGCGAAAGGGGAGAGCTAAAGCCCGATCAAGACCTTCCGGTCCCGCCCGAGGAGTTCGAGACGAAGCTCGTAGAGACTAGATAA
- the pyk gene encoding pyruvate kinase, translating to MFTKVVATLGPSTDRLADIGQLLELIDGVRINMSHATEGELEARLKAVRKFEEARGKPIAVIADLRGPSVRTGLMQPLQVEAGAKVAFKLADRSDGTFVPVPRREFFEAVEEGDELLMLDGKLVLKAVKVGGGLVEALASSSGVITSNKAIVIRGKDFDIQLPVEEDLAALRILAKYRDDIDYIALSLVKNGAEVSLMRKVVEEQGLSPHVMAKIETKSAVDRIDEMIESADYIVIARGDLALHYGLEYIPKVQRALVERALSMGKPVAVATQLLDSMQTSPAPTRAEVNDVYTTASLGVDSLWLTNETASGEHPVEAASWLRRIISLVEVQTHIRPRPTNARDRFAEAVADMAEDLGAEIAVYSMTGTLAKRIAKFRPPARIYAGVKDPHVARRLALIWGVEPLLIPAQTYEEGLEKLLSKFPDKMLVATYGIKGGVHTIKIRLGD from the coding sequence GTGTTCACTAAAGTAGTAGCCACATTGGGCCCGTCTACAGACAGACTAGCCGATATAGGGCAGTTGTTGGAGCTGATAGACGGCGTTAGGATAAACATGTCACATGCCACAGAGGGCGAGCTGGAGGCCAGGCTGAAGGCCGTGAGGAAATTTGAAGAGGCCAGAGGCAAGCCCATAGCAGTAATAGCGGATCTAAGAGGGCCGAGCGTGAGGACCGGCCTCATGCAGCCCCTACAGGTAGAGGCCGGAGCCAAGGTGGCCTTCAAGCTGGCCGATAGGAGCGACGGGACGTTCGTGCCGGTGCCCAGACGGGAGTTCTTCGAGGCAGTTGAAGAGGGCGACGAGCTGTTGATGTTAGACGGAAAGCTAGTGTTAAAGGCCGTAAAGGTCGGAGGCGGCCTAGTGGAGGCTCTGGCCTCGTCGTCGGGTGTTATAACTAGCAATAAGGCGATAGTAATTAGGGGTAAAGACTTCGACATACAACTGCCGGTGGAGGAGGACCTGGCCGCGTTGAGGATATTGGCGAAATATCGGGACGATATAGACTATATAGCTTTGAGCTTAGTGAAAAACGGGGCTGAGGTCTCGTTGATGAGGAAAGTCGTGGAGGAGCAAGGCCTCTCCCCACACGTGATGGCCAAAATAGAGACGAAGAGCGCGGTGGACCGTATAGATGAAATGATCGAGTCAGCTGACTACATAGTGATAGCCAGAGGCGATTTGGCCCTACACTACGGCCTCGAATATATCCCCAAGGTGCAGAGAGCGCTGGTAGAGAGGGCCTTGTCGATGGGCAAGCCGGTCGCCGTTGCCACCCAGCTGTTGGACTCCATGCAGACCAGCCCAGCTCCAACTAGGGCCGAGGTGAACGACGTCTATACGACGGCCAGTTTGGGGGTAGACTCCTTATGGCTGACTAACGAGACCGCCAGCGGCGAGCATCCAGTAGAGGCCGCGTCGTGGCTCAGAAGGATAATATCGCTGGTTGAGGTGCAGACGCACATAAGGCCGAGGCCCACAAACGCCAGGGATAGATTCGCCGAGGCTGTGGCCGACATGGCGGAGGACCTAGGCGCCGAGATAGCTGTATACTCCATGACGGGAACCTTGGCGAAACGTATAGCTAAATTTAGGCCGCCCGCGAGGATATATGCCGGCGTTAAGGACCCCCATGTGGCGAGGAGGCTGGCCTTGATATGGGGTGTCGAGCCCCTCCTAATTCCGGCCCAGACATACGAGGAGGGCTTGGAGAAGCTCCTATCTAAATTCCCCGACAAAATGCTAGTGGCTACGTATGGCATTAAGGGCGGCGTGCATACTATAAAAATACGTCTCGGCGATTAG
- a CDS encoding ribonuclease BN, translating into MDVLEEQVINDLKSRGFKIVEKIDSGLFIAEKGQRYLFYVLAEGVEKPLRQLYRVLNMGESISTPVVLALVSNDGVVTYYSAYKLRLPRNVHAQTT; encoded by the coding sequence GTGGACGTCCTCGAAGAGCAAGTCATCAACGACTTAAAGTCTAGGGGCTTTAAGATCGTCGAAAAGATAGATAGCGGCCTCTTCATAGCCGAGAAGGGCCAGCGATATCTATTCTACGTATTGGCCGAAGGCGTAGAGAAGCCGTTAAGGCAACTCTATAGGGTGCTCAACATGGGGGAAAGCATATCTACGCCCGTGGTGCTCGCCTTAGTCAGCAACGACGGCGTTGTGACCTACTATTCGGCCTACAAATTGAGACTTCCTAGAAATGTCCATGCTCAAACTACTTGA
- a CDS encoding ATP-dependent DNA ligase has protein sequence MEFVELARALASIESTTQRTVMVKLLVGLFKKLGPDEIDKAIYIILGDIRPPWEGVELGVGEKLCLRALARASGAKVEELEELYKRTGDMGEVARRALSKRQAQTLLAFAGAKKGGLSVGQVYDYLFKVAKASGEGSQDLKISLLSSLFSQASPDEAKYIARFVVGRLRLGVADMTVIDALAEAFGVPEEALERAYNVRPDLGYLARLVAERGAAGLAEVKITPGVPVMPMLAQRLSSSHEILTKLGGAAICEYKYDGERAQIHISGRDVFIYSRRLENITHAYPDVVEAVRKAVSAKETVLEGEIVAVDPDTGDLLPFQELMHRKRKHEVEEAVREYPAKLNLFDLLYLDGEDLTDKPLIYRRLRLSEVVKESEDVLIAKWALFDDEEKVDLFFHEAISMGMEGLVCKSPTSVYEMGARGWNWIKYKRDYRSEMSDTVDLVVVGAFYGRGKRAGLYGAFLTAAYDPKTDMFYTVCKVGSGFTDADLKKMYQMLEPYKIDHRHPRVSSRMEPDVWFTPGVVLEIIGAEITLSPLHTCCLGAVRPDVGLAIRFPRFTGRYRTDKSPEEATTVDELLEIYKNQKKVKVEQSPEATP, from the coding sequence GTGGAGTTTGTAGAGCTCGCGAGGGCCCTCGCGTCGATAGAGTCGACGACCCAGAGGACCGTCATGGTGAAGCTGTTGGTGGGGCTCTTCAAGAAGTTAGGCCCCGACGAGATAGACAAGGCGATATACATAATCCTGGGCGACATAAGGCCGCCTTGGGAGGGCGTAGAGCTCGGAGTTGGCGAGAAGCTCTGCCTAAGAGCGCTCGCAAGGGCCTCCGGCGCCAAGGTGGAGGAACTGGAGGAGCTCTATAAGAGGACTGGAGATATGGGGGAGGTGGCGAGGAGGGCGCTCTCTAAACGGCAGGCGCAGACCCTCCTGGCCTTTGCGGGCGCCAAGAAGGGCGGCCTCTCGGTGGGTCAGGTATACGACTATTTGTTTAAAGTCGCCAAGGCCTCCGGGGAGGGCTCGCAGGACTTGAAGATATCGTTGTTGTCCTCTCTCTTCTCCCAAGCGTCGCCCGACGAGGCCAAATACATAGCTCGCTTCGTGGTGGGGCGGCTCAGGCTGGGCGTCGCCGATATGACCGTCATAGATGCGCTGGCCGAGGCCTTTGGGGTCCCGGAGGAGGCTCTGGAGAGGGCCTACAACGTAAGGCCCGACTTGGGCTATTTGGCCAGACTTGTGGCCGAGAGGGGGGCGGCCGGCCTGGCCGAAGTGAAAATAACGCCGGGGGTCCCGGTGATGCCCATGTTGGCCCAGAGGCTCAGCTCGTCCCACGAGATATTGACCAAGCTGGGAGGCGCCGCTATATGTGAATATAAATACGATGGGGAGAGGGCGCAGATCCACATATCTGGGAGGGATGTGTTTATATACAGCAGGAGGCTCGAGAACATAACCCACGCCTATCCCGACGTAGTCGAGGCCGTTAGAAAGGCGGTCTCGGCCAAGGAGACCGTGCTTGAGGGCGAAATAGTGGCGGTGGACCCCGACACCGGCGACCTGTTGCCCTTCCAGGAGTTGATGCATAGGAAGCGTAAACACGAGGTGGAGGAGGCCGTCAGGGAGTACCCGGCTAAGCTCAACCTCTTCGACTTGTTGTATCTAGACGGGGAGGACCTCACGGACAAGCCGTTGATATATAGGCGGCTGAGGCTCTCCGAAGTCGTCAAGGAGAGCGAAGACGTACTTATAGCTAAATGGGCCCTCTTTGACGACGAAGAGAAGGTGGACCTCTTCTTCCACGAGGCGATATCTATGGGCATGGAGGGCCTGGTCTGTAAGAGCCCCACGTCAGTCTACGAGATGGGGGCCCGCGGCTGGAACTGGATAAAATACAAGAGGGACTATAGGAGCGAGATGAGCGACACCGTGGACCTAGTGGTCGTAGGCGCATTCTACGGGAGGGGCAAGAGGGCCGGCCTCTACGGGGCCTTCCTCACCGCTGCCTACGACCCCAAGACCGATATGTTCTATACGGTATGTAAAGTCGGCAGTGGCTTCACCGACGCCGACCTCAAAAAGATGTACCAAATGTTGGAGCCCTACAAGATAGACCACAGACATCCGAGGGTATCCTCGCGGATGGAGCCGGACGTCTGGTTCACGCCGGGAGTCGTCTTGGAGATAATTGGGGCCGAGATAACGCTCTCTCCCCTTCACACCTGTTGTCTAGGCGCCGTGAGACCGGACGTAGGGCTGGCCATTAGGTTCCCCAGATTTACGGGGCGCTATAGGACCGACAAGAGCCCCGAGGAGGCCACCACCGTGGACGAACTCCTAGAGATCTATAAGAACCAGAAGAAGGTCAAAGTGGAGCAGAGCCCGGAGGCTACGCCTTAA
- the cysS gene encoding cysteine--tRNA ligase, which yields MRIYNTATRRVEQFSVRTPGVATGYVCGITPYDSVHVGHGRVYVFFDMFRRYLERLGLQVKLVVNFTDIDDKIINRAKEEFGADAIRRWREVPERYIAEYYDVMKRLYVKPAYANPRVTENVGDMLEWIKALVDRGFAYVAPDGSVYFEVGKVPRYGEFSGQKIEELIAGARVEPEPGKKNPLDFALWKSWSPGEPWWDSPWCPGRPGWHLECVVMSTKHLGVPFDFHGGGADLIFPHHENEIAIARAYFGVDYFARYWIHVGYLTVRGEKMSKSLGNIITLRDVLSKYSGEALRLAYAMSHYRKPMEFSFELLDRAEEMVATMYTAYDELSQALRDVGEKDVESLADQVRRYYEEFYAALEDDFSTNEAAQRLYDLSRYIISTILHKIDKISRETALDVLAKYVEMADVLGVLERREVPKAVEEAVKALVETRSKLRQERQYQLADYLRERAKALGVELHDFGARTYYTIRRRP from the coding sequence CTGAGGATATACAACACGGCTACTAGGAGGGTGGAGCAGTTCTCGGTTAGGACTCCCGGCGTAGCTACGGGCTACGTCTGCGGCATTACGCCCTACGACTCGGTGCACGTAGGCCACGGCAGGGTCTACGTCTTTTTCGACATGTTTAGGCGTTATTTAGAGCGCCTGGGCCTACAAGTCAAGCTCGTGGTGAACTTCACCGACATTGACGACAAGATAATAAATAGGGCTAAGGAGGAGTTCGGCGCGGACGCAATAAGGCGCTGGAGGGAGGTGCCCGAGCGGTATATAGCTGAGTACTACGACGTCATGAAGAGGCTCTACGTGAAGCCCGCCTACGCCAACCCCCGCGTCACCGAGAACGTAGGCGACATGTTGGAGTGGATAAAGGCGCTTGTCGATAGGGGCTTCGCCTACGTGGCGCCGGACGGCTCGGTCTACTTCGAGGTGGGGAAGGTGCCTAGATACGGAGAGTTTTCCGGCCAGAAGATAGAGGAGCTCATCGCGGGCGCCCGCGTGGAGCCAGAGCCCGGCAAAAAGAACCCTCTGGACTTCGCTCTCTGGAAGAGCTGGTCGCCGGGAGAGCCTTGGTGGGACTCGCCGTGGTGTCCAGGCAGACCGGGCTGGCATCTAGAGTGCGTCGTCATGTCGACTAAACATCTCGGCGTTCCCTTCGACTTCCACGGGGGAGGGGCCGATTTGATATTCCCCCACCACGAGAACGAAATAGCCATAGCCCGCGCCTATTTCGGCGTGGACTACTTCGCGAGGTATTGGATACATGTGGGCTATCTGACCGTCAGAGGCGAGAAGATGTCTAAGTCCTTAGGCAACATAATAACCCTTAGGGACGTGTTGTCTAAATACAGCGGCGAGGCGTTGAGGCTGGCGTACGCCATGAGCCACTACCGCAAGCCCATGGAGTTCAGCTTTGAGCTCCTCGATAGGGCCGAGGAGATGGTCGCCACTATGTATACGGCATACGACGAGCTCAGCCAAGCGTTGAGGGACGTAGGCGAGAAGGACGTGGAGTCTCTGGCGGATCAAGTGCGGAGGTACTACGAGGAGTTTTACGCCGCGCTTGAAGACGACTTTTCGACCAACGAGGCGGCCCAGAGGCTCTACGACTTGTCCCGCTACATAATATCCACTATATTACATAAGATAGATAAGATCTCGCGCGAGACTGCGCTCGACGTGCTCGCCAAATACGTCGAGATGGCCGACGTGCTCGGCGTGCTGGAGAGGAGGGAGGTGCCGAAGGCGGTTGAGGAGGCGGTAAAGGCGCTCGTCGAGACGCGCTCCAAGTTGCGCCAAGAGAGGCAGTACCAACTCGCCGACTATCTCCGCGAGAGGGCTAAAGCCCTAGGCGTCGAGCTTCACGACTTCGGCGCCAGGACTTATTACACCATTAGGCGTAGGCCTTAA
- a CDS encoding enolase C-terminal domain-like protein, which produces MADTTIEELAARRVLTGRGDQTIEVEVYTADGFGKAAAPAGASKGKHEVAFLPEGGIDAALSAFERLVAPELVGADSAEQYLVDGKLEEIDGTPRFERIGGAVAVATSMAAARAAANTLGVPLFRHLGGALARTLPLPLGNAIGGGKHSRGLGPDLQEFLVIPLNPPDAATAVLANLEVHKRALKYIIKADPHFTGGKNDEGAWTPRISAETALKILKEAAGEVAKEMGVEIGLGVDAAASSLWNGSKYVYQNEGRERTPREQLEYMARLLDEFGLVYLEDPFQEDDFQSFAELTDRYRDRLIVGDDLYVTNASRIEEGGKLKATTAVLIKPDQTGTLTRAFEAVRTARRYGMKVVASHRSGDTEYDTLAHVAVAFGAEVIKTGIVGGERTAKLNELIRIGEYLGKWGRMAALKW; this is translated from the coding sequence ATGGCGGACACCACCATAGAGGAGCTGGCGGCTAGAAGGGTCTTAACCGGGAGGGGCGACCAGACCATAGAGGTGGAGGTATATACAGCCGACGGCTTCGGCAAGGCCGCCGCGCCCGCCGGCGCCTCTAAGGGCAAACACGAAGTGGCCTTCCTGCCCGAGGGCGGCATCGACGCGGCCCTCTCGGCCTTCGAGAGGCTAGTGGCGCCCGAGCTGGTCGGCGCGGATTCGGCGGAGCAGTACCTGGTAGACGGAAAGCTGGAGGAAATAGACGGCACGCCCCGTTTCGAACGTATCGGAGGGGCTGTCGCGGTGGCTACGTCCATGGCCGCGGCCAGAGCGGCCGCCAACACCCTCGGCGTGCCGCTCTTTAGGCATCTGGGCGGGGCGCTGGCCAGAACTCTGCCGTTGCCCTTGGGGAACGCCATAGGGGGAGGCAAACACAGCAGGGGCTTGGGGCCGGACCTACAGGAGTTCCTTGTGATACCGCTGAATCCCCCCGACGCGGCGACCGCGGTGTTGGCCAACTTGGAGGTCCACAAGAGGGCCCTCAAGTATATAATCAAGGCGGACCCCCACTTCACGGGGGGCAAGAACGACGAGGGGGCCTGGACTCCGAGGATTTCGGCGGAGACGGCCTTGAAGATATTGAAGGAGGCGGCCGGCGAGGTGGCCAAGGAGATGGGGGTAGAGATAGGGCTGGGCGTCGACGCCGCGGCGTCCAGCCTCTGGAACGGCTCCAAGTACGTCTACCAGAACGAAGGGAGGGAGAGGACACCCAGAGAGCAGTTGGAGTACATGGCGAGGCTGTTGGACGAATTCGGGCTGGTCTACCTGGAGGACCCCTTCCAGGAGGACGACTTCCAGTCGTTCGCCGAGCTGACCGATAGGTATAGGGACAGGCTGATAGTGGGGGACGACCTATATGTGACCAACGCCTCGCGGATAGAAGAGGGGGGAAAGCTAAAGGCGACGACAGCAGTCTTGATAAAGCCGGACCAGACCGGCACCTTGACGAGGGCCTTCGAGGCAGTGAGGACCGCCAGGAGGTACGGCATGAAGGTAGTGGCCTCGCACCGCTCGGGCGACACGGAGTACGACACCCTCGCGCATGTGGCGGTGGCCTTCGGGGCTGAGGTCATAAAGACGGGCATAGTAGGCGGCGAGAGGACGGCCAAGCTCAACGAGCTAATTAGGATAGGCGAATATCTGGGCAAGTGGGGCAGAATGGCCGCGTTAAAGTGGTGA
- the cyaB gene encoding class IV adenylate cyclase, with protein sequence MLEVELKFRADIDKVREELLRLGASLLEKKEEVDIYYQHPCRDFAKTDEALRVRLSGGSAEVSYKGPRLASSAKTRLELTATAEGDVERILEALGFKRVAAIKKKREYYTYGPLTISLDDVEGLGQFVEVEALASSEVSVKAAEAEIRALAERLGLKERVDATYLELYLQRYF encoded by the coding sequence ATGTTGGAAGTTGAGCTCAAATTTCGCGCCGATATAGACAAGGTCAGAGAGGAGCTTTTACGGCTGGGGGCCTCCCTTCTGGAGAAAAAGGAAGAGGTCGACATCTATTATCAACATCCCTGTCGCGACTTCGCCAAGACGGACGAGGCGTTGCGTGTTAGGCTTTCTGGGGGCTCTGCTGAGGTCTCCTATAAGGGGCCTCGGCTTGCCTCAAGCGCCAAGACCCGCCTCGAGCTGACTGCCACCGCTGAGGGCGACGTGGAGCGAATACTGGAGGCTCTGGGCTTTAAGAGGGTCGCCGCGATAAAGAAAAAGAGGGAGTACTACACATATGGGCCTTTGACTATCTCTCTCGACGACGTGGAGGGGCTTGGGCAGTTTGTAGAGGTGGAGGCGCTCGCCTCGTCTGAGGTCTCCGTCAAGGCGGCCGAGGCGGAGATAAGGGCGCTCGCCGAGAGGTTAGGCCTCAAGGAGAGGGTAGACGCCACATATCTGGAACTCTACCTACAACGATATTTTTAA
- a CDS encoding 50S ribosomal protein L2 yields MGKRILVQRRGRGGSQFRSPSWKRDGAVRYPYGISGYGYVVELLHEPGLNAPVARIRLADGTEFFNFAAEGMYVGQRIEIGEGAAVKPGNILPLRRIPEGTMIYNVEKMFGDGGKYARSGGSYAVVLAHKVEEGRTSIRLPSGRVIDVSSDARASIGIVAGGGRIEKPMLKAGAKYHRSRAKAWKWPLVRGKAMSPYAHPHGGGSHPKGGTPVPKTAPPGQKVGFIASKCTGRGCRRARAQQKI; encoded by the coding sequence GTGGGTAAGCGCATATTGGTGCAGAGGAGGGGCAGAGGAGGGAGCCAGTTTAGATCGCCCAGCTGGAAGAGAGACGGCGCCGTTAGGTATCCCTACGGCATATCCGGCTACGGCTACGTCGTGGAGTTGCTACACGAGCCGGGGCTCAACGCGCCTGTGGCTCGAATAAGGCTGGCTGACGGGACCGAGTTCTTCAACTTCGCCGCCGAGGGCATGTACGTGGGGCAGAGGATAGAAATAGGCGAGGGCGCGGCGGTTAAGCCCGGCAACATACTGCCCCTGAGGAGGATACCGGAGGGCACTATGATCTACAACGTCGAGAAGATGTTCGGCGACGGCGGCAAGTATGCGAGGTCGGGCGGTAGCTATGCCGTGGTGTTAGCCCATAAGGTCGAAGAGGGGAGGACCTCCATAAGGCTTCCCAGCGGCCGCGTGATCGATGTGAGCTCCGACGCGAGGGCGTCCATAGGCATAGTGGCCGGGGGCGGCAGGATAGAAAAGCCCATGTTGAAGGCCGGAGCTAAATACCATAGGTCTAGGGCCAAGGCGTGGAAGTGGCCGCTGGTGAGAGGCAAGGCCATGTCGCCTTACGCCCACCCGCATGGAGGTGGTAGCCACCCGAAGGGCGGCACACCCGTGCCCAAGACCGCGCCGCCAGGCCAGAAGGTCGGCTTTATCGCCTCGAAGTGTACTGGACGCGGCTGTAGGAGAGCCCGCGCCCAACAGAAGATCTAA
- a CDS encoding AMMECR1 domain-containing protein, with the protein MLSLEEGARLISHIRSSMQRKIKGVPLKTSDEVLSNYKLGVFITVEFIVRSNGWERREVRGSLGVVQPVKDLAHDSAKIAGKLVLQIPRFSEMELRRSLIEATLVNGLREASLDSLKGLKWGVEGVYVPPNFVVLPQTMLERRLLGDALVRYVTSSVGIPERLYVFNTQIFYELRPEGQVIERELWRSRIITQTLGLNRGA; encoded by the coding sequence ATGCTTTCTCTAGAGGAAGGTGCCAGGCTTATTTCGCACATCCGTTCCTCCATGCAGAGGAAGATTAAGGGCGTCCCCCTCAAGACCTCCGACGAGGTCCTCTCTAACTACAAGTTGGGTGTCTTCATCACTGTTGAGTTCATCGTTAGGTCTAACGGGTGGGAGAGGCGGGAGGTCCGCGGCTCGCTCGGCGTGGTCCAGCCGGTCAAGGACCTCGCCCACGACTCGGCCAAAATAGCGGGGAAGCTCGTCCTCCAGATACCTCGTTTCTCGGAGATGGAACTCCGCCGCTCTTTAATCGAGGCCACCCTCGTCAACGGCTTGAGGGAGGCCTCTCTGGACTCCCTAAAGGGCCTCAAATGGGGCGTCGAGGGCGTATACGTCCCTCCCAACTTCGTGGTGCTCCCCCAGACCATGTTGGAGAGGCGCCTCCTCGGCGATGCCCTCGTCAGATACGTCACGAGTAGCGTGGGGATCCCCGAGAGGCTATATGTCTTCAACACACAGATATTCTACGAGCTTAGACCCGAGGGGCAGGTGATAGAGAGGGAGCTCTGGCGTTCGCGTATAATCACGCAAACGCTAGGCTTAAATAGAGGGGCATAG
- the amrB gene encoding AmmeMemoRadiSam system protein B produces the protein MARVRKPAVAGYFYESDRQSLLDRIRWSIGHELGPKAELLGAEGSRALGVVAPHAGYMYSGPVAAWAYAALKGYGRPDTVIVMGPNHYGVGAPVAIMKSGVWETPLGSLEVDEEVAGMLASEYKALEDDFYAFSKEHSIEVHLPFIQYFFGDVKIVPIALWRQTLSTAKELGVALAKIIPRLNKKIYIIASSDFNHYEHHDITTKKDELAISEILKGDVDKFFDVVSKYDISACGIGPIGALMKAASTLGFKAKLLKHATSGDTSGYREETVGYASILFYA, from the coding sequence ATGGCTAGAGTCAGAAAGCCTGCAGTCGCCGGCTATTTTTACGAGTCGGATAGACAGTCCCTATTGGATAGGATAAGGTGGTCTATAGGCCACGAGCTGGGCCCCAAGGCCGAGCTTTTGGGCGCAGAGGGCTCTCGCGCACTCGGCGTAGTGGCGCCTCACGCGGGCTATATGTACTCAGGCCCCGTGGCGGCGTGGGCATATGCGGCGCTTAAGGGCTACGGGAGGCCCGATACCGTAATCGTGATGGGCCCCAACCACTACGGCGTGGGGGCGCCCGTGGCTATAATGAAGTCGGGCGTCTGGGAGACCCCCCTCGGCTCTTTGGAGGTAGACGAAGAGGTCGCAGGCATGCTGGCTTCTGAATATAAGGCGTTGGAGGACGACTTCTACGCGTTCTCTAAGGAGCACTCGATAGAGGTACATCTGCCTTTTATTCAGTATTTCTTCGGCGACGTCAAGATAGTGCCGATAGCTCTGTGGCGGCAGACGCTCTCTACAGCTAAGGAGCTCGGGGTCGCGCTCGCCAAAATAATCCCGCGCCTAAACAAGAAGATCTACATAATAGCAAGTAGCGACTTTAACCACTACGAGCATCACGACATAACCACAAAAAAGGACGAGTTGGCCATATCCGAAATACTTAAAGGCGACGTCGACAAGTTCTTCGACGTGGTGTCCAAATACGACATATCTGCCTGCGGGATAGGGCCCATAGGCGCGTTGATGAAGGCGGCCTCGACTCTGGGCTTTAAGGCCAAGCTGTTGAAACACGCCACTTCGGGCGATACTAGCGGTTATAGGGAGGAGACTGTGGGCTACGCCAGTATACTCTTCTACGCATGA